The genomic DNA AGCGCATGCCCGCAATGACAAACTTGCACAATTCAGAAAAAAGAAAGAGTTGGATGAATTTGTAAAGAAAATGAAACTTGCTGTACGCAATAAAAGTGTTGATGATGAAGTACGTAGagaatttttcttaaaactactCAACACAAGTATTATCGATGCCACTGAAGAATTGGATAGCGtacaattagaaaaaaaaatggtaCAAATGCGTACAATGCATGGTTCAGGCGCTCCACAATCTAATGATCATTTCGATAATATCAAATATCCACAATCTAATGAGCATTTCGATAATGCCAAAGCAACATCTACTTCAGAGACAGCTGGACATtcacatcatcatcatcatcatctctCGCAACAACCGAAGAAAAAACCTATGCAACCGTTCATTATTACTCGTAACTCTGCACAAAAGGCGGTATTCGGTGCGGGCTATCCAAGTTTGCCAGTAATGACTGTCGATGAGTTCTACGATCAACGTGTACGCGAAGGAGTTTTCCCTAATGAAGAGAAGGTGGCGAAAATGAATCGTGAACAGGCATTAGCCGCTGCTCAAGATCCCAATGAGAAGGAGGATCAAGAAAAGGCTGTAGAGGAGATTCAAATTGAGAACGATGATCCAGAATACTTAGAGCGTATGCGCCGCATGGATGAATATAAAGATGTTGTACGCCGTGGCGACGGTAATCGTTACAATCGCAGTTAAATCACCAccgaatatttattaattataaatgtatatcaTAACGCACGTTTCTTTGTTTTACGACGATTTTGATAATctcatcaaaataaaaatctaaataaagtttttaaacattttttaattcattcagGTTTGCTAAATAATGAATCGCTGTGTTACATTTTAGTTACATTATTACTtacttataaacattttaatcgaCTTTAcacttaaaaattcaatttatatatttacttttgaaaaaGGTTGTTTTATTGGGACGTTTTTAAGTGGCCCACACCAAATATGTCAAGAATTCAAAGTCACTTTcgtttattaatatatgtaattttgttttgtacattcaaatattaatacatctaaatattgtatatcaaGATATGCAAACAAGTTGTGTATGTATTAAGATTAATGCACACAGGTCCTATTATCACGTTTAGTCTGCATATCTCATGTTAAATATTAATGACAATTTATATTGGAATTCAACCACATTGAATTGTGTATAGAACTGGACACTCATAGCAACTGTACGAATGACATTTTTCTACACATTTTCTTGAAcacaaataatattgtataacttAAAGCTAACTTTTTGTAtagttttaaaaagtattaacgAAACATAAAAACGCATATTAATAGCCTTTAACAAAAAACTTaactattttcttatttttattcataGATATGGCGCAATAAGTAATATCAAACAATTCATGCATGTCAAGTTAAGTATTTCAAATTAAAGTATCATTTGCCGTATATAGCATCACTTTGCGTTGATCATATTTCAAACACtgattaattaaatgaaattaaaatacatttttcttagacaataatataagaaataattaaTTCTGTGATACACAGATTACACTGAAAACAGTTCATAAAATACACTTGCTTAAacaaacataatatacatacctaaaacAAATAGTAATAGTTTATCTCCTGGCCCGCTTTTTAGGTGGTTGTAAAAAGTTTTCCTCTTCCTCATCAATGTCCATTGTATTTAACTGCATTAATGCCTTAGCTTTACGTAACATTTCATTATCTTTAAGCCAACTGCTCTTCAGAACATCATCAATCTTTGGCCGTTTTTTAGGGTCCACAACCAACATTTCTTTTATAAGTGTAGTAGCACGTTGAGAAACCTTTTTCCATGTAGGATGACTAAAGCGAAAACGTCCGTGCTTTATTTGTTCACTAGCAGGTGTACCAAAATCGTCTGAGAAAGGCAAAGTACCGCTTAGACTAGATAGAAAATATACATTGAAGAAACTaagtaaatatttgaagaataatgaaaataataataaaatgttaccAAGTAAACAGAACAACACCAAGGCTCCAGATATCAACTTTTTTTGTGTAAGCCCCTCGTCCACCGGTTTGTAGCACTTCAGGTGCTACATACAATGGGGTTCCACACAACGTTTTCATGACGGAATCATTTTGCACGAGTTTACTTAGACCAAAATCGGAAACTTTTAATAAAGTTTCCTCGTTCGAAGATTCCAGTAATACATTGTCTGGTTTTAAGTCTCGATGACTTATACCTAAGTGCATATATGATAgattatactatatttatataaaagataaTATTAGTAAAAGTATACCTTTATCGTGCAAATATTTAACAGCATGGCACATTTGGTAGAAAAATAATTTGGATATCGGTTCTGAGAGATTTCTGTTTGTTATAATTCGATTCAGTAAATCGCCCCCCTTCATAAATTCCAACACCATATAAACAGAGTCTGGCTTATCCAATATATCATGCATTTTGATAACACAGGGCTgtgatagtttttttttattatgtaaattaaacaaatgtatataaattttttttgtttccacttACATGAGAAAGACTCTTCATTATGTTCGCTTCATTAAGGACCTTTTCAGGGTCATTGGAATTTGATGGTTTTTTACGACTGATAGCACTACTTTCGCTTAGTAGATTTTTCTTAACCATTTTCATTGCAAACTGCTCACATGAACGTATATCAAAAACTAAACGGACCAACCCGCAAGCACCAGAACCCAATTTGCGACTCACATAATAAGTAGATGTGATTTCTTTAGGTAAGCCTAATGCTTCGTTTGGACACAAATCTTTGAATACAAAGGCTAAacacaaaaagcaaaatatatattattataaaagataattatattactactaCCTTTGTTCGTAGGATGACAAAGAGAAATAACATCATCGTTTTTCAAAATTCTCGTTTTGTTCATCCCAATTCGTTCACCATTTATAAATGTCCCATTACGAGAGTTGTCctttataatacaaatttgattataataaaaaaaatgtatttgattaaaataataaataaaataacaataaaaaacagcATACTAATTATAACTTACTTCAATATAAACTGGATTGGAAATACCACAATTTTCCCGCTTCAATGTAAAATGTACCTTCGATATGCGATATAGAATTTTTTCTGGCAAATAGTCGAGAGTTAACATTAAATTACAAGTTTCACCTCTGCCAGCTGCAAATTCATCGATATTTAAAtctaataatgaaataattgtATTCAGTTACAAAATCAATGTTTAAAAGATAGTTTCCGTAAATATTTAGTTGGGAATTTAAAGACGCAATATATATAGGCAATTTTCAAAGATTTTACTTAttgcatttttcttttattaattatatcacTTACAAACTTACCTATAGAATTCATTTTAATATTCTTCCCATACAGACGTCCCCAAATGATATTCTCCATTGGTTGACTTTGAGTTTGGTCCCAAATACTAGAGGCTTGACTTTGAGTGGCAATATTAGCATGGCGCGCCATCacattaatatgaaaattacccaaaactataacaaaacaaaatgataAACTTACAAAGTCCCCAAATATTGAcgagtttttttaaattaatatattaacacactcaaaaaatattaaaagttcagTTATTATTTGATACTTCGCGGCTAATTTcttcttttcaatataaaaaggGGAACAAATTGTTCCCATTTATATTCCACTTTCCATTATGATAGTTGCCAGATTTTTTCAATGAGATGAAATGGTAAGTCAGTTATTTAACATCTTCACATATTTTGAAGTTCTAGTTCATGATTCTATTTTAAAGGCTGTTTTGGTAGAGAGCGCGCTTTTTC from Bactrocera oleae isolate idBacOlea1 chromosome 3, idBacOlea1, whole genome shotgun sequence includes the following:
- the Tap42 gene encoding immunoglobulin-binding protein 1, producing MSEKEVSEDTQANGDQSLQTIFSKGWEGFEELEETSLPFNSAEYQRKVKATMKKFEEATTVVNQIGLFSPNELIDEVSTDSLQYLMLPFYLGKISLKLQHESRGEVLQIAEVYFKDFLQRCQEYELCDEHKKNTVGAAEGSNTDELAQLMRAAHARNDKLAQFRKKKELDEFVKKMKLAVRNKSVDDEVRREFFLKLLNTSIIDATEELDSVQLEKKMVQMRTMHGSGAPQSNDHFDNIKYPQSNEHFDNAKATSTSETAGHSHHHHHHLSQQPKKKPMQPFIITRNSAQKAVFGAGYPSLPVMTVDEFYDQRVREGVFPNEEKVAKMNREQALAAAQDPNEKEDQEKAVEEIQIENDDPEYLERMRRMDEYKDVVRRGDGNRYNRS
- the lok gene encoding ovarian-specific serine/threonine-protein kinase Lok; this encodes MARHANIATQSQASSIWDQTQSQPMENIIWGRLYGKNIKMNSIDLNIDEFAAGRGETCNLMLTLDYLPEKILYRISKVHFTLKRENCGISNPVYIEDNSRNGTFINGERIGMNKTRILKNDDVISLCHPTNKAFVFKDLCPNEALGLPKEITSTYYVSRKLGSGACGLVRLVFDIRSCEQFAMKMVKKNLLSESSAISRKKPSNSNDPEKVLNEANIMKSLSHPCVIKMHDILDKPDSVYMVLEFMKGGDLLNRIITNRNLSEPISKLFFYQMCHAVKYLHDKGISHRDLKPDNVLLESSNEETLLKVSDFGLSKLVQNDSVMKTLCGTPLYVAPEVLQTGGRGAYTKKVDIWSLGVVLFTCLSGTLPFSDDFGTPASEQIKHGRFRFSHPTWKKVSQRATTLIKEMLVVDPKKRPKIDDVLKSSWLKDNEMLRKAKALMQLNTMDIDEEEENFLQPPKKRARR